Below is a window of Onychostoma macrolepis isolate SWU-2019 chromosome 06, ASM1243209v1, whole genome shotgun sequence DNA.
gtactgtgtaatgaaccttggtgctgtattttttgttggcaatttgacatgcattttttatatgctacacacctggctcacccagttttatgtaggcccacccactttAACATTTCTGGCTAAGCTAGTGACACACAGCAGTCCAAAATGTCTATTGTGTAGAGTATTTCTCGTAAATACAGTCCTTTATGGCTTAAGTGAACAtaaacaggtgggtgaaaactgaatgttAGTAATACATGCATCCGTCTTAAAtggacagcattcctaattaAATACCTAtctgtgtcattaatgttaaccaacaaaagatgttaaataaatgtatacttaagtaaaccTACTGTATCttaaaaatttgtttaatttatatctctaccaaaaaaaaaaaagaatatttattccagtttttccaaattcaatccttgattcaaatttctcataagcttaattgatttaaagagagaagaattactgactatttttgtttgaagacTACATgtggatagagagtcggacttctAACCCAAAGGTCGcaggtttgagtctcaggtccggcaggaattgtaggtggggggagtgaatgtccagcgctctctccacctttaataccacgactgaggtgcccttgagcaaggcaccgaacccccaactgctctgggtgtgtgttcacggtgtgtgtgtgtgtgtgtgtgtgtgtgtttgttcactactcactactgtgtgtgtgcacttggatgggttaaatgcagagcacaaattcagagtatgggtcaccatatttggccacacgtcacgtcCTTTCCTACATATAAAAtggctaccaaaataaatgttggtagctgacaaaaatgcaatgacttttcgtcgactaaaactatgaaagactAAAATGCGACTAAGAccattaagcattttcgtctcaagataaagactaacactaaatcaaaaatgcctgccaaaatgaACACTGGTCTGAAATAATTAATTTGCTATTACGCCAGTAAAAGTGTGCGTACGCACGGTCTAGAGTTCCCGTACGGTGCGCACATATTTACaccaagtttattttttataaatcccaATATGTACGTGGGAAATTGCGTACGTACAAAACGGGCATAGAAATGTGCGTACGCAATTTACTCATTTATACATGAGGCCCCAGGTCTTCAGTAGACAAGAGACATTTAGAAGCCCTAAAATTTATCATCTTACCAAACCGTTAAGGGTACTGCATGGCttcttttgtgtgtttgaaagaaAATGTCAGTGAACAATGTTCTTGCCATGAGTTTTACCATGTTTGTCTTGCAGCAATAAAGAGATTAAGGTGAGGTCACGTGTCACACACTTCAGAGACAAAGATTAAATATTGTCAGACCCAGAGGAAAGAGAGTGTGAGATACTCACTCGTATCATGACTTCCATCATACAAAATATTCACATCATGGCAAGTTCAGCAAAACAATCACACAGTCTAAATATTAGGACAACACTGCAGAGATTTATGCATCAACAGTGGCTGACACAGTCATAGTGGAATGCAGTTACTAATGACATTTCCCTGAATGTGTGAAAAAAGAGCTGTTTCTTCTGGCTGAGACCAAGGGATGAGTTTTGAAACACTGATGATCTGATGTGTTCAAAGCTTATCTGCAGCTCTAATAAGATTAAATTACAGCTGACAATGGTGTCTTCCAGTTGAACTTATGTatggttgttttattttgagaCTAATGTTGGGTTTGGCAATGTCATCGCAGGTTTGGCTACTAGTTTTGTTCTCATCTCCATGACACTTACTTGAATTACAAGAGTAAAACAACTTTCCACTAAGCATTTCACCTTTTTTGAACAGTATAAATCTTTGCAGAAATCTCAAAATCAGATGAACATTTGGACAAATGACCTGTAGGGCTCCTAAAATAAGGGGTTGAGTTGTAGGTTTTATCTTTAATTAAACGCTACctttaaacctttttaaaaaaaaaagtgctataGTAGATCATCCATCTTTGCATCCATCTAAAATGTTCTGTGAATCCtacttgtttttatattttattttattttattttttaaaatctttttcagAGCTTCATATTAAAGAATAttctctttcattctctctATGTTCATTGATCCAACTGCCGATGGTACATCTTGCCCAGTTTTTTTCTGATGCCTGTGAGCTCAGCACAAATAGGAGGTAGCAAACAGAAAAGTAATACACTTGAACAAAGCCCCATCTGGGTTTGTTGCTTACTCCTTCATTTCTAAATTCAATTTCCTTTTCTCTGAGAGACTAAAGGATCAAACCCAGAAACTTTATGTCTGTAGGTTTCATGCGGATGACCACACAAGTGCACAGAACCACATTGAATACGTTCTTGTCAATCTGTTTGGgtctttaacttttttttgatcactgtatattatttataattgccAAGTTTGCTTTTCTACTGCGATGGGCATGGTTGCTTGTTTGTTGAATGTTGGGAATTAGTTCCCAACGATCTCCATATTCAGACCTGTGTTGGCACATGAATGCACAAGAATGAGTGGCTTCATAGTTTATAAGCTATATTTGAAGATGTTCTCACCCTCTTCTTTTTGCTCTGCTGTAGAGTCTCTGGTGTACTGTAAGgttggaaataaaaaaacacattgatcTTCAAGAtattccttccttcctttgGATGCTTTTCCCAccagtaaattttatttttttttccttttttttttccaacgtTGCCCAACCAGCACAATTTGGTTATTTGTCTATTCCTGACACAGTCAGGTCTTTTTAAAATGCACCACAGTATACTTTCAGAAAGATTATGGGGAAAGGGCTCAGATGGATTCACGTATCAGATTCTTCTTTTTTACCTCATGCATCATCGTTTTGTCAAAGTGAGGTCATCCAGAAAGAAAAATTTCTCAaggggattttttttaatagcccATATATGTTAGACCGCAATAGGCATGTCACGTTTAATCGCAGTATACAGTCAGTTCACCACCAGAATACTAATGAGACTTGTGATTACTATCACCTGGTTCTCATTTCCTCTTTGCACACTAACAATAGTATTTAAGGACTACCCACGTTGCCATGCATTGCAAAGTCATGTAAGTATTCTGCTGATTCAAACCGTGTTTGTGTGCAGATTTTTATGCCAGGTTTTCGATGTGTTTTGGGTTGCAGGTTTTTCTTAAGTGTAAACCTCTGAACATAGATGGccatttttgtcttatttagGTTCATTACAAGGCATACTTGagacatttttgatcaatttaatgtgtccttgctgaataataatatatatattttttaccttACAAACccacacttttgaacagttgtgtgTCCTGCTGTTGCCAtcgttttataaaaaaaaataagggataagggtttttttcttttctgttcatGCCTGAAAACACCTCTTTCCCATGATTCCCAAACACAGTAGAAGCAAAACTAGTTTACCTCAGTCATTCATCTCTTGCTTTCTGGCTTAACAGATCTTTCAGCATTGTTATGAGCTAGCAAACAACGTGTTGTTTATTCTGTCTAAATTAGTCTTGTTTGTAAAAGATCTTAAAGAAGCTCAGTGACAGATTCTTCTGTTTACACCACGGTCCACTAACACtgtttttataataaagaaGTTGTTTCACGGCATGCTTCTCAtaccaatttatttttaatgccaCATTGTGTATGCATAGATTGTAGGGAGTGATAAAGCACGTCAGAGCTTGGGACACTGTGCTAAATGAAGTCGTCGCCCCCCCCCCTCCCCACCGTTTCTAGACTTCTAATGATAAACAGCACAGACCCTTATCGGGATACCGTAGCCAAAATAAATCGGTTGATTTACAAATGACTGTTGAATTGGTGTGTAATGTCTGCCCAGAAATATGTTTTCATCTTCCCCAGAATATCAGTTGTTTATTCATATTTGAGGTGCACTATAATATCAGATACAGTATGAGGAAGTGCTCAGTGAGAAGTTAAATACAGGACACTAGCTGCTTAAAAAAAGGTGtgggatttactttgaaacaattttctcttaattacaaataaacagcaatgcattaaattaaactagAAATTTagaagactgaaatagtatattattgtaaattgtactaataattattgatttatttagaaCCTTAAAAAACCCTTTTACAGTATATCTTTCACATCAAATAGCTCTCAAATGTCTCAAGTACTCTAAATGTCACGCTTATGGAATCAACCTTTGTGCTTgtgtaaaatacaaattaagaaaataattttaatatagctAAACCATATTCAtgcattgtaaaaatgttttattttatttttttattgtaaaaaattgaaataaatcaaaatactattggagtttgttttaaaataataccaTTTCaattttcggtaacactttacttagagcctttatgtataatgcattataaaagtagttttaatgcattaattatgccttgtaatgcacctatataatgcattgtacactatgcatttttaaatctgGTTATAATTTTATAGAACaacaaaatataatgtattacaacatACATTATGaatatgtataatgcattatacattactatagaatttcacatttaattcagtgtgttgctTGCTGTTTGTAACTGTGAAATTTATTAGGAATTTGAGTGGAGTgataatttgtgtattttaattatttaattttaattatgtattttaaagtgtgtatttttttatcattagaCACAAGATTTTGAAAGCACTGACAATGCAGAATATTGAATGCAACAGGTTAAAACAAGACCACACAGTTGAAGTTCAACGTTCTGCTCTTTTCATTGTATTTCTAAAGCTGTCTTCTTATCCTCCACAGCAATGCCCTTCATCATTTCCATGTTGCTGGCCAGTCTGAACAGCTGCTGTAACCCCTGGATCTACATGTTTTTTGCTGGGCATCTCTTTCATGACCTGAAGCAGAACCTGCTGTGCTGTTCCACGCTCTATCTGAAATCCTCTCAATGCCGCTATGATCCGGAGCAAGATTCCCGTAAGAGCAACTCCTCCACCTACGTCATCAAAAGTACCAGCAGCCAGCGCAGTATCACCCAGACCTCTGTCACATAAACCAGATGTACCATACCTCAAAGccagtttttcacatttttgaaAACCAGACAGGAAGGCTCAAATATAAACCCACACAAGACTTCAAATGTCACCATCAGCTGTGTTTTCGGTTGGGAATTATTCAGAATGTCATTTTCATTGCTCTTCTTCGTTTTCTTATCTCTGAGGACCTTGAGCAGCAGTAACCTATTCCTTGCCTTCATGTATTGTGTTTCTAGACATTACAGAAGGAATGTCATTCGATTCCAGACCGTATTTATGGGtctgtttacatttagtcacACATCGTTTGAATTGCTATCTGATTGTGCATGTGCATTTGCTTTGGCCACATAAATGTGTCTTGGTGCTGGGCACCAAAACTGGCTGCATTTGATGTGGCTCATAAAAACAGGACGTGGCTGAATTAGCTTTGACGATTGTGGTACAATAGATAACAACCATAATGTGCCACATTCTGTTTGGGGCTCACAAAACCTCCATACGCTGATGTAGATATGCTTAGGAGGAGCAAAGTTTGCATATGTGGCCTGAACAGCCAGATGGATTTACACTTGGCCGAGTCTCAAACCGCCAGATCGGATTTCTGTCGCTCTTAAGTGTGTTTTAGAGTGTCCAAGTGTAAATAGCCCTGATATGATGTAAACATGCAAAAACCAGTCAACCATAAaggttcatccaaaaatgaaactttcatTATTCACagtactcatcctcatgtctccccttcatgaaacaattcagtgagaagtaaaaaaaaaaaaaattgcactaTTTATTGTGAAAAATCAAGTTTGACATACATTGCATCGAAGATGACAGCAAGTTATATAATTTTATGGGTTATGAGGAAGCAACTGTTGCTCACTACACAAAACAGTTCACATATGGGTTTGAGAAGAGGAGGTTAACAACACAAAGATGAAAACAAGATGTTGATGACACATGAAGTGTTTCTTCTAAAACCTAACGAGAAACATGGCCAGTTGCTCTTTTTAATGAGCTTGACTTGTCAAAAGAGAgtacttttgtttgttttaagaaaCCCAagcacttttcatttttggcacATACATGTTTATGTTGTTATCACTGTTCTTTACCATTTTACATGTAAACTTTACTGTCATGCCCAAAGGACCACATCTCTTTGCGAAATGTTTCTTCAGTGCATCATGGTAACCAAACATGGCAAACATCCAATTTGTTTTCAAAAGTGAAGGACTGATTGTTTACTCCTTCACTTTTATGGTTGTTTGTCTTGTAAGAGAGAGTGTTTGTTCAATGAGATTAAAGTGTTTATTCCAGTTGCATATTTTGCTTAATATCGCTCTAAAAACTTTGATTTCTGCCTATGTTTGTTGCTTCATCTTTATAAAATATTCTAAAGAAAACACGTTTACAAGAGGACAAGTGAATTTCACATAATTGTTTATGAGTGTTGCAAGATGAGAAGGGTAAATAAAAAGCTAAAGGCAGTATTAACagcagaaaatatttattttataagttaCACTATTCACTGAAATGCTTGTTACTTTCTTATTTCAAAAGCTACTGATATTTTGCCCAACCAGTTTCCCCTCCTGGAAAATATACTGCCTATTTACATTCACTATGTGTAGCTGtagcttttatttattgaaataaattatgtgTTGATATGTCTAACTGTgagtaaatgtgttgaaaagtgGAGTATAATAAGCAAACTAAAGTGAGGAGTTGAAAGCAAATAGATCGAATTGCAAAGTCataacattaattattttaatttttttacagctGAACCATTTGgtatttattaagggaaaagtgTTTTGATGAAATATGTTAATGAAAACATATTTCATCATAAATTCATGGCATCAgtttaaagataaaattgatTCAATGCCCCATTCAGTGACAGAATCGGGGACAtacaatttcatgtttaattagtTGTTGTAGTGTAGAAAAttgggaaaagaaaaaaaaaattctataacaataaaacacaattcaaaccattattatttatacttaaatttttaattagtagTTATACAGAATATATCTGACATTGTCATGATAAAAATACCACACTCAGCAACATCCCATTTTAAACCTGTCAAACTTAAAGAGAGAAACCACATGATATCAGATAAGACTTATTCTCCATTGTCGGTCAGAGAGGCCTTTATCATATGTCTCTCTGAAAATGCAGGTGGCCTAATCCTGAATTGCTCCCAAAGCCTCTAACATAAACTGAGAACATACAAAACACTGCATAGGATTAACCATCCGGGGCATTCTGTTATTCATGtagtcttttcatttttaaagatcTCAAAATCCACATTCCAAAATTagatatttgtaaaataaaactttttccTCCAAGGACTGAACATGTAAACCTGGACTTGTCTACGAAATCTAAACCTCTTTGCGTAACGCCACCCGTACAGTGCTGAAGATTTTCCCTAGAGCTTCGAACAAGGGGTCACAGAAGGTATGGATGCAGAGAGAGTAGATTCGACTCAGGCACTGGGTCTCGATCAGATAGCTCTTAATGCAGGGCATGACTGCCCAAATGTGACAGAAGGAGATGCAGGCAAAGCAGAAGCCCCACAGCAGCGCCACTGGGATGCCAAAGATGGCCGACAGCACACGGTAGCACCAGTACTTGGAGACGGTGAAGGTGGTGTAGCTGGCCTTCCACACTCCATCCATACTGTGGGTGCCATCGGGCTCGGCTATCACATCCTCAAAATCCACCTTGAATGATTGGAGGAAAAAAGACATGGTAACATTTGCTGGTtagtacaaataaaaaaaaataaataaaaaaaaacaccctgtTGAAAATGCCAGCATACGCTGCTGGTTAggaatgttttgaagcatggtaGCTGGTTTGAGCTagtttaagctggtcctaagctggtTGAGCAACTtgctcctgctcaggaccagcttaaaccagctgccatgcttgTGTTGGTTTCTTCAACAGGGCAGGGATTTGTTGCCAAAACCTGCTTAGTATATTGTGCAATCAATAGTCAGTGTCAGTGATTTGGCAAGCATGTGGCATGGGTTCTCTTCTGCTTGTACTCCTAAAATGGATGATGATTAATTCTCCAAACAGTGACATTTGATATCAGAATCCCCCATCAGTAGAAGGCAGTCTGGCACCTTGTTTATTTTTGCTTCAATCTCATAACAACTAGAGAGTATTTAAGAGGAAGTATTTCAGAACGTTTTTTCAAATCATTATGTAACATCTATTTAAgtgctgaaataaaaatctgatCTTTGGTAAATATGCCAAATGTAGTTAAGACAAGTATAACGTAGCATTGACAACATTTGAAATTAAACCCAGTTTCTTGAATAAGAggtttgaaatgtaaaattacaaaaaaaaaaaaaaatacaaataaataaataaatatgaacttaatacttttattcagcaagggtgcattaaattaagaaaaagtgacagtacatcattttacattgttacaaaaaaattctgAACTTTGTATTCTGTATCatggttttcaaaaaatatataaataaaatataaagcagcaaaactttattaactttcagataataataataagtatttttgagcatattagaatgatttctgaaggatcatgtgaccctgaagactgaaataatggctgctgaaaattcaacttcgcaaccattttaaaatacattcaaatagaaaacagctattttgaattgtaatagtatttcacaatactaccgtttttattgtatttttgatcatatatatatatatatatatatacaccataaaacaacaaatataaaacaaagcattAACACCAAAAGCTATTTCTCACCTATGCATATTTCTTGTAAACGTAATATCACCAAGACCTATTGTAGTATCAGTGTTGCTAACCATTACAGTGATCTTACACTCACATTCAACAGTGAAAGAATACCAGACTGTAATTTATGATTTGGACATAGATCAATAgtcaaaattaaatacatttcacaaTTTCCCCTACTAATCTAGTGAATTATTAAAACACATGGGAAGAAGCAATACATTTTGCTGTCTGACACACCCTTTTACCTCCTTCTATAAATACTTATAGTATGGCCTGTCATGCCAGATGAAGTAGGTTTAGTGCTATTTTTGGGTCATGCCTTGTAGCTACAGCATAAAGTGTTGTGCAGCTCACACGCAAGCAAATCTGTCTCTAAGGACCAGATCGCCAATCCACACGTATCGATTCCACCATTTAGGAAGTTAGTGAATTGTTTGCATTCTTTATCAGTTTCGTATAAagttaaatgtatatatttttgtcaaatatatGCTTATTGGACTATTTTGGCGTAAAAAGgtaatgcagttttatttttgcacaaGCTATCGGCTTATACAAATACTTTCAAAGTTCTCTTTTGTTTAAATGGCATTTCAGTTGAAATGATCATCCAGGTTTCAGTGCCAAATTTTGTAACACACCAGACTACACACTACTGTAAAAACCAAAACTACCACAAACATACCTTCACAACATCTTCATTGATCTGCTTAGGGTCCCTGTTGATCAAATCAATCTCCTTGGTGTGACTATCTTTCAGGATTTTCTCCTCGTTGGTGTTATACTGGTCCGCCATATTGGGGGCCTCTGGCCCAAGACTGGTCGGAGTGGAATAGATGTAATGCAGAAGTGTCCGAAAGAAGAAGAGTAAAGCAAACTAAGTCAGCAACCAAAGGAAAAGTGTCAGAATGGCCCCGCAGTCCCTAGTTCCTTTTAATTCTCCAATCTGTGGACAGACGACACGCCTGGAATGCTAGGGACAGCTGCGCCATCCGGGGCTCCTGTCTAAAGAAGgttcctgtctctctctctctcgctcacgCTGACTGTCTCACCCTACTGTATGTTACCCCTCCTCTACCCCCACCCATTACCTATTCTGCCCCACACAGCCCATACTCCCCAGTCCATAACTCACACACTTGGTAAAAGCACCTCTTGAAGGGAAACCAGGGGCCGTGTCACATTTCACACACGGCTGCGGGGTCAGCCAGGCAGGAGTTGCACAGTGGCATGAATTTCCACTGTGAAGTGTTGCTCTGAAAACTGATGCCCAAAGGTTCAAGTCAAGTCAGAAATATAAtactttttacaatacagaGTGCCGTTTTCAAAGCATTAATATTAGGTGCATTAAACTATtctgtttttgtgttattttagtattgagATACTGTtttagcttaatatttttaattagttttcatttttatattttacgttttcatttgaattccagttgttgttttttttggttaatttaaaaattatttttaaaacctgACTATTTagttattattcattttttatttcagttttagttttagttattttagtacaccaagttgaattaaatgaaaatgaaaaaagtggCCTTGGTCagcagctgaaataaaacatatatttttaatatcttaatttcagttaacatttattgtgtttcacataaacatgttttagtatggttttaactttagttaacaataaataaccttttttatttaataaccaCTAATTCAGGTTTTGTGTAACTATGCAGTTAGCATGCAACACTTTTCATTATGACAACTCTCTTTACAATGAATGACACTACTAGAAGATAATAAAAAGGGATTTTGAACATTCTTTACTCAGATGTGCCAAAAATAGGAACGGGGGCTGTAAATGTGCCAGAGGTGTGTGTGGTGTGTCTTTCTGCTAATTAGAGAAATATTCTCAGTGTTCTGTGAGATGGGATGGGTTCAGGTCTTGAGGGAGAGAGGCACAAAAATACCCCACCCAGACATGCCTGTCTACTGTTTATATCAGC
It encodes the following:
- the cav3 gene encoding caveolin-3, which produces MADQYNTNEEKILKDSHTKEIDLINRDPKQINEDVVKVDFEDVIAEPDGTHSMDGVWKASYTTFTVSKYWCYRVLSAIFGIPVALLWGFCFACISFCHIWAVMPCIKSYLIETQCLSRIYSLCIHTFCDPLFEALGKIFSTVRVALRKEV